The window GCAAAAAGGCTATTCAAGAGTTGAAGAGGCTGGGCGTGAGCCAGACCGCGATGCTTACCGGGGACAGCAAGGTTGTGGGAGAAGCGATTGCCCGCGAAATCGGGCTGGATACCGTTTATTCGGAACTTCTTCCTCATCAGAAGGTTGAAAAGCTGGAGGAGCTGGACAAAAACAGAAAAGGCAAAGGCAAGCTGGTCTTTGTTGGTGATGGGATCAACGATGCCCCCGTACTGGCCAGAGCCGATATCGGGATCGCTATGGGCGCACTGGGTTCCGATGCCGCCATCGAGGCCGCTGATGTAGTGCTGATGACCGATGAACCCTCCAAAATCGTTGCCGCTATTCGGGTGGCCCGCAAGACCCGTTCCATTGTCTGGCAGAATATTATCTTTGCCATGGGGGTCAAGGTTATCGTCCTGATTCTGGCAGCTGGGGGCATTGCGACCATGTGGGAAGCTGTTTTTGGTGACGTAGGCGTGACGGTGATTGCCATCTTGAACGCGATGCGAGCAATGAAGACAATCTAAGTTCTTATTTTTAAAACAGAGGAGCAGGAAACATGATATCTTTGATTTTGGTCAGCTTAGGTTTATTATTTGGAATTGCTTTGATTGCCACAGGTATATATTACTTGATTCAAGAAAAAGACGAGAAAGATTCCGTAAAAATCTATGGTACATGTATCGCAGTCGGTGTAGTGATAACAATTGGCATAGTAATTAAGCTTATATTGGCCGGTTTTTAAAAGATATAAAGGATATAAAACGGCAGGCGAAACAACTGGGAGCGATGAAAGACATTGCTGCCAGTTGTTTTATATAATTAATCAAATACTGCTGAGGCATGACCGGATCAAGGAAAGGAGCTGGAAAAGCTTCAGTGCAGGGTAGGTAAATAAAATTAATTTAAGATACTATCTTGAAGTAAGAGAGTGGATTTGATATTCTATATATGAACAGATATTCATATGTGTAAATGAACAGTTAAAAGGAATTATTATATGAAGAAGCATTAAGCAAGGTTTGGAGGGAAAGAGAATGCCTGACAGCAGTCGTAGTCAATCACAAGAACGGGTGAAATATTGCATTGAAGGCGAGTTTTGTGCCAATTGTTCAGCTAAAATGGAAAGGGCATTAAGTGCAACGGAGGGAATCGGGGAGACGAGCATCAATTATGCCATGAAAACGGTTTTCTTACCCCCTGGGACGATGGGCCGGGCTCAAGCCATCATTGAGAAAATTGAACCCGGTGTTAAGCTTGTGGCAGTGAAAGAGAAGGGAGCTGTGAACGCTCCGGAAAAGGTTCAATATCGGATTGAAGGGGAGTTTTGCCCTAACTGCTCGGCTAAAATGGAGCAGGCGCTATGTGCAACAGAAGGTATAGGGGAGACGAGTATCAACTATGCCATGAAAACAGTTTTACTGCCGCCGGGGATGATGAGCAAAGCTCAGGAAATCATCGAGAGAATAGAACCAGGGGTAAAACTTATGCCCGTGGAGAAAAAGGCCGTAAAGAACAGTGTTCATGATGCGGAAGAGGAAGCAAAGGAAACGAAACAAAAGCTATTAAAAATTTTCATTGCGGGTATTTTTCTGATCATTGGGCTGATTTTTGGCTCGCGTTGGCATAATACCTCCCTGGAGGTCCTTGAATACCTTGTTTTTCTATTGGCTTATGGTTTGGTCGGGTATGAAGTCTTGGCCAAAGCGTTCCGAAATATTATGCGCGGTTCGGTTTTCGATGAAAATTTTCTGATGAGTATCGCCACCCTGGGGGCCATTGCCATTCATGAACTTCCGGAGGCGGTAGGGGTTATGCTCTTCTACGCTGTGGGAGAATACTTTGAAGATCGGGCAGTCAACCGCTCAAGGCGTTCCATCCAAGCGGTGCTTAATATTCGTCCGGATTATGCCAATCTGGTCAATGGATTAGAGACGAAAAAGGTGGATCCGGATGATGTTCATATAGGGCAGCTGATTCTGATTCGCCCCGGGGAGAAGGTTCCATTGGATGGAGAAATTGTTCATGGGTCTTCTTATGTGGATACATCGGCTTTGACGGGTGAATCCGTCCCGCGGTCAGTCAAAGTCGGGGATTCGGTTCTGGCAGGAATCATCAATACCTCAGGGGTGCTCACCGTTCGTGTGACCCGGGAGTTTGCCGATTCTTCAGTTCAGAAGATCCTTGATCTGGTGGAGAACGCCAGCGCCCGGAAGGCCAAAACAGAAAAGTTCATCACGACCTTTGCCCGGTACTACACACCGGCCGTGGTGGTCATAGCATTAGGGATTGCCTTGATTCCGCCTCTCTTTATGGGAGGGGATTTCCGGGAATGGCTCTATCGGGCCATGACGATTCTCGTTATCTCCTGCCCCTGTGCTTTGGTGATTTCCGTACCTCTCGGTTATTTTGGAGGAATCGGCGGAGCTTCCCGTCATGGGATTCTGGTTAAAGGGGCCAACTATTTAGAAGCTTTGACCTCAGTAAAAACAGTGATCTTCGATAAGACGGGAACTTTAACCCAAGGGGTATTTGAAGTCAATAAAATAGAAACAAGCAAGCATTACACGGAAGCGCAGCTGCTGGAAATTGCTGCTGCAGCTGAAGTTCATTCCAGCCATCCCATTGCCAAATCCATTCGGGATAAATGGGGTAAAGAGATTGATTCTGTTTCGCTCACTCATTATGAAGAAATCAGCGGCAAGGGAATTCGCTCAGAATTCAAAGGTAAAGTGGTATTAGTGGGTAAAAGGGACCTCCTGCTTGAGAACTCCATAGCCGTTCCTGAGCTGGAAATGAGTGAAGTGGGGACTCAAGTCTATATTGGGGTGGATGGCGAATACGCAGGAGTTCTGATGATTTCCGACCGGTCCAAAGAAGGGGCTAAAGAAGTGGTGGCTCAGTTGAACCAGGCGGGGATTACCACAGTTATGCTCACCGGGGATCAGCGCAGCGTTGCCGAAGCTGTGGCTGAACAGTTGGGAATCCGGGAGTATCATGGCGATTTGCTGCCGGAAGATAAGGTCACCTGGCTTGAGCGTTACCAACAGAAGCTTAAGGGGAAAGGAAAGGTTGTCTTTGTTGGGGATGGGATTAATGATGCGCCGGTCTTAAGCCGGGCCGATATTGGAGTAGCGATGGGTGGTTTGGGCTCTGATGCCGCTATCGAAGCGGCAGATGTGGTTCTGATGGAAGACCGGCCGGGTAAATTGGTCAGCGCAATGGATATCGCACAGTTTACTAAAAAGGTGATCTGGCAGAACATTGGCTTCGCATTGATTATCAAACTTGGTTTTATTGGGCTGGGCATGTTTGGGGTGGCCAACATGTGGGAAGCTGTTTTCGCTGATGTGGGAGTGGCTTTGCTGGCGATTTTAAATGCTACCCGTGTCAGGCGTTATACCCGCCCTGAAAAACCTGCCGCTCTTCCGAGCCTTTGAGCCCCCTTTACTTGTCATGCTGGAGATTTACTGATATAGTACTAATCAGCAAGGACTAGCATAATGGGGTGAATCTGACAATGACTTCCAATAAGTGTCATGAAAATAATGAAAACGTTTCATGTGAGGTAGTGTGTACCCACCCGGATGTGATTCGTGCTTATGCTGATCAGATGCTGAGCCTGGATCGGGCCACCAAATTGGCGGATTTATTCAAGACTCTGGGAGATCCTACCCGGGTACGGCTTATGGATGCCCTTGCCAAGACGGAAATTTGTGTTTGTGATCTTGCTGAACTTCTGGGTTTAAGTCAGTCTGCCACCTCCCATCAACTCAGGGTTTTGCGGAGCAGCAATCTTGTCAAGTACCGGCGGGAGGGGAAAATGGTCTATTATTCCCTTCATGATAATCATGTCCAGGAACTTTACCGTCAGGGATTAGAGCATATTGATGAATGAAATAGACAAAGGCGTACCTCTCTCATTAGTGGAGCGAGTACGCCTTTTTTGTTTGTCCGATAAAGGGAAGTGTATACTGCCTATAAAGCTATGGTTTTTATGGATTTGAAACAATTATTTTGCGGCAATAGCCTATCGTTGTTTTGGTTGTCCCCATGGCTTGATATTTGTATAATAAGTTAATAATAATTATCTGGGATTGAGGTGCGGTCGATGAAAGTTCCGTTAAGTTATCAAGCGACCGAATATGACTGCGGGCCAACAACGATGATGAATGCTATCAGCTCTTTTTGATCGGGAAGAAATACCACCCGATGTCATTAAATATATTATGTTTTATTGTCTGGATGTCTATAATGATAAGGGAGAGATCGGCAAAAAAGGGACCTCCGTCATGGCTATGATGTTTATCAGCAATTGGCTGTGTCAATTCGGCAAGGCTAAAGATTTCCCCATTGAAATCGCTTATCTGACTAAAGAAAATGTCTTTATCGGCCAGACAAGTAAAATCGTTATGGCGCTTCAGCAAGGAGGCGTTGTCTGTAGCGATGATTATCATGAATGAGCGAGTGCCTCACCGTATCGAACAAAGAGTTGCTTGAAAGGAGGATTTTATGAGCAGGAGAAAGCAGCTAAAAATCAAAAAGGCCGGCCTGGAGCATCTTGAACAGTACAATCAACTGCTGAGATATGTCTTTCAGGTAACTGACCGGCAATTACATCAAATTGGCTGGGAAGAGGATGAGATTATACGCGCCAAATCCCCTGTTTTGGAGCAGGCGGATGTGTGGGGATGGTTTGACGGGGACAAACTTATCTCTCAGGTAGCGGTTTATCCTTTACAGGTACGCATCTTCAATAAAACTTATAATATGGGAGGGCTTACCGGAGTCGGCACATACCCGGAGTATACCAATCAAGGACTCATGCATAAGTTGTTGTATCAGGCGCTGGAAAACATGAAAAAGCAGGGTCAGTCGATTTCCTTCCTGTATCCGTATTCCATCCCTTATTATCGCCGGAAAGGCTGGGAGATCATTTCCGATCGAATCATATATGAAATTCAGGATTATCAACTGCCTAAAAACAAGCAGGTGTCTGGTGAGATAGAACGCGTTCCAGTGGAAGACGAGCAGGTGAAAAAAACCTACGAGCGCTTCGCTCTTCAAACCCATGGCGCTATGCTGCGCAATGATCTTGCGTGGCGGGAATATTGGCTGTGGGATCCTGATGATATGATGGCGGCTGTATACTATAATGAGAGCGGACAGCCGGATGGTTATGTGCTTTACCGAATTGCAGATGAGGTTTTTCACATCAAGGATATGATCTTTATTAATGAGGAGGCCCGCAGCGGACTCTGGAATTTTATCAGCGCACATTTTTCTATGATCGCAAAGGTCGTAGGCCATACGTACACGGACGAACCTCTGGCGTTTTTGCTGGAGGACGCGGATATCAAGGAAACGATCTCTCCTTATTTCATGGCACGGATCGTGGATTTAGAGCAATTTATTGCCCAATACCCCTTTAAGCCGGACACGACGGAACGAGAATGGACATTTATGTTGGATGATCCGCTGCTTTCGTGGAATCAAGGTGTTTTTACACTGCGTATCACTGCGGCAGGCCAAGGTGAAGTCATTCGTGCGTCGGAGAAAAGCAACGATAAAATTGATATTCAGACCATGACGACTATGTTGTTAGGATATAAGCGGCCGGACTATCTGCACAAGATTGGGCGCATATCCTGCAGATCGAAAACTGTGGATATGCTTGAGGATGCTATTGAACAGCAGACACCGTATTTTTCGGATTATTTTTAAGACCCGTGTGATGTCCATGCTATAATTCTAACCGGCTAATTGGAAAGAGGTGTGTAATGAAAAAAACTATTTTAATTGTAGGTTATTTAATACTATTAGTGGCAGTGGCAAGCGGAGGGTTTTGGATTGGACGAAATACTGCTGAGCCGATAGCAGGGGCTACATTTTATGCAACTATTGAGGATATTAATCAAAACAACTTCCTGGTAAATGGTTTGGATGTCAATGATATAAATAATCGAGGTGAAGTCTATTTTAGAGTTGATAATAAAACCAAGTTAGAATGGAGACATACACAAATCACCCGGGAAGATTTACAGATAGGGGACACTATTTCTGTTACTTATATCGGTGAAGTTCAAGAGAGCTATCCAAGAAGAATAGTCAATCCTGTAATCAGGATTACTCTTTTGGAAGATGAAAAATAGAAGAGCTCCTCGCCCTGGGCAGAACAGATCTGGTGAAGAAGGAAACAGAAAAGAACGGGATCCTCAATCCCTTGGCGCCAAACGCCTTCGTGAATGTAAGAAGGAATATTACGAATGTCTTAACTAGGTTCAAGCGAACCTTAAAACAAGATTTTCGTGTAAAGTATGCACTCGTTGACAGTTGGTTGAGCAGTAAAGTGGAAATCTAAATAAATATGAGAAATATGGAACAAATAGAGCTGGGAAAGAGTATCTATTTGATCTATAATTAATTTAATACAGAACTTGCTATATGGATGATGGGATGGATGCTGTTTATGCGTATCGAGCAGCTATATTATCTTGTTGAAGTGAGCAAAAATAAATCTCTGAGTGTCGCCGCTGAGCAGATTCATGTCTCACAACAGAATCTTAGCGTCGCCATTCGTAATTTGGAGAAGGAGTTCGGCGTTGAGCTTTTGGTGCGTTCCTATAAGGGTGTATCGCTTACAAAGGAGGGGGAGGAATTTGTCAATAAAGCTCAGGAGCTCCTAACTAAGATTGACGAATTCTATTCCCAATTCAGCAAGCCTCTTCCTAAAAAGGTTTTAAAAGGGAAGCTGCGCATTGATGTGGTCCCTTATATGACCCTGCCGGATATCCTGGTTTCTTTTTATAAGCTGCATCCTCAGGTCAATGTGATTTTAGAAGAGCATAGTCCCCAGGAAATTATGTGTAATGTAGCCGCGGGGATAAGCGATATTGGCATTATCTTTCAGACAAGTGAAGATCCGAGATTTTTTGAGGCTGTTCATGATCTGGGATTGAGCTACGAAAGCATACTTGACGATAAGATTTTTGTGTGTGCCGGGAAAAAGTCCCCTCTCAAAAACAAGCGCGTGATCACTCATACCGAGCTCTTTAAGCAAAAACTGATCGTTTCTGAGGATCTTTATGGCTGGATTCTGGAGATTATCAAACGCTATCAGGACCCCGCCGATCTGCAGATTCAGAAATCAAACAGCATGCAGATTTACAAAAAGGTGATTGAAGAAGGCTTGGCGGTGGGTTTCGTTACCGGAATCGGTTTGGAAAAAGAGCTTATCTTTAAGAAGGGGGAAGTGGTCCCCATAGCCATCGAAAAGCACAATAACATCACCATTGGGGTGGTATATCCCATGGCCAATGCTCAAACCGAAATCAGTAAGGAATTTATCGGCTATCTTAAATTAACAACTCAGGATTACCGTTGCTAATCTTATTCATTGCTTATAAGTAAAACCTGTTCCCTCCGAGAGATGCTCTCGGAGTTTTATTTATATGGCGGATTTTTATGTCCATTGACAGCAGCGCAGGTGGATGATAGAAAGAGCCACAAATGAGATTTGTAGTCTATGGCAGGATATTCAAAACTATGTGTTAGTCAAAATGAGTCAAGGTGTCTACAATTTTGTTAAGAGGTTCACAAGGCATCAACCTTGTAATGAAAAGGGGGCATAAGGAATGAATGTGGTTGTT is drawn from Desulfitobacterium chlororespirans DSM 11544 and contains these coding sequences:
- a CDS encoding heavy metal translocating P-type ATPase; the encoded protein is MPDSSRSQSQERVKYCIEGEFCANCSAKMERALSATEGIGETSINYAMKTVFLPPGTMGRAQAIIEKIEPGVKLVAVKEKGAVNAPEKVQYRIEGEFCPNCSAKMEQALCATEGIGETSINYAMKTVLLPPGMMSKAQEIIERIEPGVKLMPVEKKAVKNSVHDAEEEAKETKQKLLKIFIAGIFLIIGLIFGSRWHNTSLEVLEYLVFLLAYGLVGYEVLAKAFRNIMRGSVFDENFLMSIATLGAIAIHELPEAVGVMLFYAVGEYFEDRAVNRSRRSIQAVLNIRPDYANLVNGLETKKVDPDDVHIGQLILIRPGEKVPLDGEIVHGSSYVDTSALTGESVPRSVKVGDSVLAGIINTSGVLTVRVTREFADSSVQKILDLVENASARKAKTEKFITTFARYYTPAVVVIALGIALIPPLFMGGDFREWLYRAMTILVISCPCALVISVPLGYFGGIGGASRHGILVKGANYLEALTSVKTVIFDKTGTLTQGVFEVNKIETSKHYTEAQLLEIAAAAEVHSSHPIAKSIRDKWGKEIDSVSLTHYEEISGKGIRSEFKGKVVLVGKRDLLLENSIAVPELEMSEVGTQVYIGVDGEYAGVLMISDRSKEGAKEVVAQLNQAGITTVMLTGDQRSVAEAVAEQLGIREYHGDLLPEDKVTWLERYQQKLKGKGKVVFVGDGINDAPVLSRADIGVAMGGLGSDAAIEAADVVLMEDRPGKLVSAMDIAQFTKKVIWQNIGFALIIKLGFIGLGMFGVANMWEAVFADVGVALLAILNATRVRRYTRPEKPAALPSL
- a CDS encoding ArsR/SmtB family transcription factor, giving the protein MTSNKCHENNENVSCEVVCTHPDVIRAYADQMLSLDRATKLADLFKTLGDPTRVRLMDALAKTEICVCDLAELLGLSQSATSHQLRVLRSSNLVKYRREGKMVYYSLHDNHVQELYRQGLEHIDE
- a CDS encoding GNAT family N-acetyltransferase codes for the protein MSRRKQLKIKKAGLEHLEQYNQLLRYVFQVTDRQLHQIGWEEDEIIRAKSPVLEQADVWGWFDGDKLISQVAVYPLQVRIFNKTYNMGGLTGVGTYPEYTNQGLMHKLLYQALENMKKQGQSISFLYPYSIPYYRRKGWEIISDRIIYEIQDYQLPKNKQVSGEIERVPVEDEQVKKTYERFALQTHGAMLRNDLAWREYWLWDPDDMMAAVYYNESGQPDGYVLYRIADEVFHIKDMIFINEEARSGLWNFISAHFSMIAKVVGHTYTDEPLAFLLEDADIKETISPYFMARIVDLEQFIAQYPFKPDTTEREWTFMLDDPLLSWNQGVFTLRITAAGQGEVIRASEKSNDKIDIQTMTTMLLGYKRPDYLHKIGRISCRSKTVDMLEDAIEQQTPYFSDYF
- a CDS encoding LysR family transcriptional regulator gives rise to the protein MRIEQLYYLVEVSKNKSLSVAAEQIHVSQQNLSVAIRNLEKEFGVELLVRSYKGVSLTKEGEEFVNKAQELLTKIDEFYSQFSKPLPKKVLKGKLRIDVVPYMTLPDILVSFYKLHPQVNVILEEHSPQEIMCNVAAGISDIGIIFQTSEDPRFFEAVHDLGLSYESILDDKIFVCAGKKSPLKNKRVITHTELFKQKLIVSEDLYGWILEIIKRYQDPADLQIQKSNSMQIYKKVIEEGLAVGFVTGIGLEKELIFKKGEVVPIAIEKHNNITIGVVYPMANAQTEISKEFIGYLKLTTQDYRC